In a single window of the Dreissena polymorpha isolate Duluth1 chromosome 3, UMN_Dpol_1.0, whole genome shotgun sequence genome:
- the LOC127871907 gene encoding uncharacterized protein LOC127871907 isoform X2: MTEEIRKSILQVEIKGRDLYLEFRMERLIQKNKSLFDTIHRHNIKTFQSINDSQIKQSMKSKRKLNDSAAGYRLLDISQARGYDTKQLFQYDLVTTNYLFDEEGLMTKPAKYMLVNEIEKSLEPVEREASPASWKETQTAYIVDVMANIRKLRISGLRTFNDLCTAFARCISALSRPAKRIDFVFDSYIEGSIKDNERSRRSRYRPIEVNMVNEDTPLPVNMDTFWASGSNKVKLQILLSKWIRQNANNIWPNVELVLSSTVIDGIATDCIAVNNGNENCIESLKLRVEEADVRIVPHAINIANHGY; this comes from the coding sequence ATGACGGAAGAAATACGAAAGAGTATCCTTCAAGTTGAAATCAAAGGACGGGATCTTTATCTAGAGTTTCGGATGGAAAGACTTATCCAGAAGAACAAGAGTTTGTTTGACACGATTCACAGGCACAATATTAAAACCTTCCAGTCAATCAATGACTCTCAGATAAAGCAAAGTATGAAGTCCAAACGAAAGTTGAACGATTCAGCTGCAGGCTATAGATTATTGGACATTTCTCAAGCAAGAGGGTATGACACTAAACAACTGTTTCAGTATGACCTAGTCaccacaaattatttatttgatgaaGAAGGCTTGATGACAAAACCTGCTAAATATATGTTGGTGAATGAAATTGAAAAGTCGCTGGAGCCTGTTGAAAGAGAAGCATCGCCCGCGTCATGGAAAGAAACACAAACTGCATACATAGTGGATGTTATGGCCAACATCAGGAAATTGAGGATTTCAGGGTTGAGAACATTCAATGACCTATGTACCGCATTTGCCAGATGTATATCTGCTTTGAGCAGGCCAGCCAAGAGGATAGACTTTGTATTTGATTCATACATTGAAGGTTCTATAAAAGACAACGAGAGATCCCGGCGGTCAAGATACAGGCCTATTGAAGTCAACATGGTCAATGAAGACACGCCATTGCCAGTAAATATGGATACTTTCTGGGCATCTGGCTCCAATAAAGTTAAACTACAAATTCTCTTGAGCAAATGGATTAGACAAAATGCAAACAATATATGGCCTAATGTAGAACTAGTATTAAGCAGCACTGTGATAGACGGAATAGCAACTGATTGTATTGCTGTAAATAATGGCAATGAAAACTGTATCGAGTCATTGAAGCTGCGTGTAGAAGAAGCTGACGTTCGCATTGTGCCCCATGCAATCAATATCGCAAATCATGGCTATTAA
- the LOC127871907 gene encoding uncharacterized protein LOC127871907 isoform X1, giving the protein MEEDAPIPSKRPRLFQSGPDIFKCIICQKDTDQFTTSSENGRSKVKEAASIRNDCVNERLLRLESDFFVYHMSNMCYKAYTHKKSLDKIASSSCKYSADQAQIEVDKPNNVSLSVQQRRSVSKPRITINTHDENPSTKPCIVCAQVKFKGDTKKYRISECDRARTFLESALFLQDEVNTRVCDLQDEYSVFGAELFYHSNCMRRYLRQYESESCKMQILCKSRKREAFAKIIKDIDVKVFSGETLVISDLRVKANGYIATSDSPFTNRKIRLRLINHYGLCLIFSEAKGSASTVFYMECKKQISDRTCSQNDKDCIDSCAEIIQTELKNCDFKLNDKFCDAVDLKESWDNTKIPESLLRYLGNVFNFDSTLYNEEQGEITDGENNSLNINGNGITVKKKMKMETIFQILYYNIHNGSRRTPLHLMNSQVIHDKCKGRELITSMNHYGLSVSYNELQRYHDAMAGLIIGSCNGKVPIPSMFDTENFTMAAFDNFDHEEAVLSGIGGSHGTVSVLFQEKPSITKKKPNISETTVVPGKTILQDNLECQKILEYTKPLKNPLLQTTYSTSMEYQDAECSKQDILLKDTAWSLARLDISNIDSGVISPLKDSQQIPSWSAFNSLTTDETIGEMIVGFLPVLPYPVTEHRTVYTALKNFQSIL; this is encoded by the coding sequence ATGGAGGAGGATGCTCCCATTCCTAGCAAGAGACCAAGGCTATTTCAATCCGGACCAGACATTTTTAAGTGTATCATCTGTCAAAAAGATACAGACCAGTTTACAACGAGTTCAGAAAATGGAAGATCGAAAGTAAAAGAAGCAGCAAGTATCAGAAATGACTGTGTCAATGAACGTTTACTTAGACTTGAATCTGATTTTTTTGTGTATCATATGTCAAATATGTGTTATAAAGCATACACCCATAAGAAATCTTTAGATAAAATAGCCAGTAGCTCTTGTAAATATAGTGCCGATCAAGCCCAGATAGAAGTAGATAAACCCAATAATGTCTCTTTATCTGTTCAACAACGTAGATCTGTTTCAAAACCAAGAATTACCATAAATACTCATGATGAAAATCCCAGTACTAAACCATGTATTGTATGTGCTCAGGTAAAATTCAAAGGTGATACTAAGAAATACAGAATATCTGAATGTGACAGGGCAAGAACATTTCTAGAATCAGCATTGTTTCTTCAAGATGAAGTAAACACTAGGGTGTGCGACTTGCAAGACGAATATTCAGTGTTTGGTGCAGAATTGTTTTATCACAGTAACTGCATGCGTAGATATTTGCGACAGTATGAATCTGAAAGTTGTAAGATGCAAATACTGTGTAAATCCAGAAAAAGAGAGGCTTTCGCTAAAATTATCAAAGACATTGATGTAAAAGTGTTTTCAGGTGAGACATTGGTTATAAGTGATCTGAGAGTCAAAGCAAATGGTTACATAGCGACATCTGATTCACCATTCACTAACAGAAAAATCAGACTGCGGCTGATCAATCATTATGGCCTATGTCTTATTTTCTCAGAGGCGAAAGGATCTGCATCAACAGTATTTTACATGGAATGTAAGAAACAGATCTCTGATCGTACATGTTCTCAAAATGATAAAGATTGTATTGACAGTTGTGCCGAGATAATACAGACGGAGTTGAAGAATTGTGATTTTAAACTAAATGACAAGTTCTGTGATGCAGTTGATTTAAAAGAGTCTTGGGATAATACAAAAATACCGGAATCGTTGCTAAGGTATCTTggtaatgtttttaattttgacTCAACATTATATAACGAAGAACAAGGTGAGATAACAGATGGAGAGAATAATTCTCTAAACATAAATGGTAACGGTATAACAgttaagaaaaaaatgaagaTGGAGACTATTTTCCAAATCCTTTATTACAATATTCACAACGGATCCAGAAGAACACCACTTCATTTAATGAACTCTCAAGTTATACATGACAAATGCAAGGGTCGCGAATTGATAACCAGTATGAATCATTATGGTTTGTCCGTCTCGTACAATGAACTGCAAAGATACCATGATGCCATGGCAGGCTTGATTATTGGCAGTTGTAATGGAAAAGTACCAATTCCTAGTATGTTTGATACCGAGAATTTCACAATGGCAGCTTTTGACAACTTCGATCATGAGGAAGCAGTACTAAGTGGTATAGGAGGTAGTCATGGCACAGTCTCTGTATTATTCCAAGAAAAGCCATCAATAACCAAGAAGAAGCCAAACATTTCTGAAACTACTGTTGTACCTGGCAAGACGATTTTACAAGATAATTTGGAATGTCAGAAAATTCTAGAGTATACAAAACCTCTTAAGAATCCACTTCTCCAAACAACTTATAGTACCAGCATGGAATACCAAGATGCAGAATGCTCAAAACAAGATATTTTACTTAAAGATACTGCATGGTCCCTGGCAAGGCTTGATATATCCAATATCGACTCTGGAGTTATATCCCCGCTGAAAGACTCACAGCAGATTCCATCTTGGAGTGCCTTTAATTCTCTTACAACGGATGAAACCATTGGGGAAATGATTGTAGGTTTTCTGCCGGTTCTTCCCTATCCTGTTACAGAACACAGAACGGTATATACTGCTTTAAAGAACTTCCAATCAATTCTGTAA